The DNA region GAATCATATTCCCAGCCGAGCGCCGACTGATAGGGGAACTGCTCGCGGCGGATGAAGTTCTTCAGCCGCAGCTCGGCCGGGTCCATGCCGAGCTTCTGCGCCAAGATGTCCATGGCGCGCTCGATGCAGTAGGCGGCCTCGGTCACCCGGAAGGAGCAGCGATAGGCGACACCGCCCGGCGCCTTGTTGGAATAGACGCCGTCGACCTCGACATGGGCGACCGGGAAATCATAGGACCCGGTGACGATGTTGAAGAAGCCGGCAGGCCATTTCGACGGATCGGCGCAGGCATCGAAAGCCCCGTGGTCGGCGAGCACATGCACGCGCAAGGCCGTCACCTTGCCATCCTGCGTCGCGGCGATCTCGGCCGTCATATGGTAGTCGCGCGCGAATGCAGTGGCCGACAGGTTCTCGATGCGATCCTCGACCCATTTCACCGGCTGCCCGGTGACGATCGAGGCGACGATGGCGCAGATATAGCCCGGATAGGCCCCGACCTTGTTGCCGAAGCCGCCGCCGATATCCGGCGCGATGATGTGGATCTTGTGCTCCGGGATCTTGGAGATGAGCGAAGCCACCGTGCGGATGACATGGGGCGCCTGGAAGGTTCCCCACACGGTCAGCTCGCCTCTGATCTTGTCGAAGGAAGCGACGCATTGGCAGGTCTCGAGCGGACAGGGATGCACCCGCTGATAGGAGATCAGCTCCTTGATCTGGACCTGTGCCTTCCGGAAGGCGATGTCGGTCGCTTCCCGATCGCCAACCTCCCAGCTGAAGATGTGGTTTGGATGCTTGCGCTTGCCATGCGCGCCCTCGGTCTTGTCCTTGATGTCCTCGCGCAGGATGGGGGCGTCCGGCGCCATCGCCTTGAAGGGATCGATGACGACCGGCAATTCCTCGTATTCCACTTCGACGAGGTCGGCCGCATCGGCCGCCACATAGCGGTCGTTGGCGATGACGAAAGCGATCTCCTGGTTCTGGAACAGCACCTTGTCCTCGGCCAGCACCGCCTGCACGTCGCCCGCTAGGGTCGGCATGTAATGCAGGTTGAGCGGCTTCAGCTCGGCCGCGGTCAGCACCGCGACCACGCCCGGCACCGCCTTGGCCTTGGTGGTATCGATCCTGATGATGCGCGCATGCGCATGGGGCGAACGGTGGAAGTCTCCGAAGAGGGTTCCGGGCAGCTTGAGGTCGTCGACGTAATTGCCCTTGCCCTGGACGAAGCGGACATCCTCGACCCGCTTGCGCTTGCAGCCGATGCCCTCGAGCCGCTGTTCGCGCTCGTCCTTGGTGAGTGTCATGTCGTTCATTCTGCGGCCT from Rhizobiales bacterium GAS188 includes:
- a CDS encoding carbon monoxide dehydrogenase, large subunit apoprotein produces the protein MNDMTLTKDEREQRLEGIGCKRKRVEDVRFVQGKGNYVDDLKLPGTLFGDFHRSPHAHARIIRIDTTKAKAVPGVVAVLTAAELKPLNLHYMPTLAGDVQAVLAEDKVLFQNQEIAFVIANDRYVAADAADLVEVEYEELPVVIDPFKAMAPDAPILREDIKDKTEGAHGKRKHPNHIFSWEVGDREATDIAFRKAQVQIKELISYQRVHPCPLETCQCVASFDKIRGELTVWGTFQAPHVIRTVASLISKIPEHKIHIIAPDIGGGFGNKVGAYPGYICAIVASIVTGQPVKWVEDRIENLSATAFARDYHMTAEIAATQDGKVTALRVHVLADHGAFDACADPSKWPAGFFNIVTGSYDFPVAHVEVDGVYSNKAPGGVAYRCSFRVTEAAYCIERAMDILAQKLGMDPAELRLKNFIRREQFPYQSALGWEYDSGDYHVAMNRAMEATGYRQLREEQKARQAAFGRGETRELMGIGVSFFTEIVGAGPSRNCDILGIAMFDSAEIRIHPTGSVIARLGTKSQGQGHETTYAQIIASELGLPAADITVEEGNTDTAPYGLGTYGSRSTPVSGAATAMAARKIRAKAQMIAAHQLEVHDDDLEWEVDRFKVKGNPERFKTMKEIAWAAYNRVPAGMEPGLEAVSYYDPPNMTYPFGAYICVLDVDVDTGATKIRRFYALDDCGTRINPMIIEGQIHGGLTEAFGIAMGQEIRYDENGNVVTASLLDYFLPTAVETPHWETDWTTTPSPHHPIGAKGVGESPNVGGVPCFANAVNDAFKFLGSTHIAMPHDHWRTWMAADKLGLHE